Proteins from a single region of Denticeps clupeoides unplaced genomic scaffold, fDenClu1.1, whole genome shotgun sequence:
- the LOC114771743 gene encoding gap junction alpha-3 protein-like — translation MGDWSFLGRLLENAQEHSTVIGKVWLTVLFIFRILVLGAAAEEVWGDEQSDFTCNTQQPGCENVCYDEAFPISHIRFWVLQIIFVSTPTLIYLGHVLHIVRMEEKRKEKEEGMRKSLRLKEDEDLYRNGAGGGGGRKDKPPIRDEHGKIRIRGALLRTYIFNIIFKTLFEVGFIMGQYFLYGFQLRPLYKCARWPCPNSVDCFISRPTEKTIFIIFMLVVACVSLFLNLLEIYHLGWKKVKQGVTNKFVTERVSLPDESREVAAVAAFPVLSSLPNYADVTVVGNSVVLTQSTAADEDRDPEHSSLYSSSTSNYQLTAAAAELQMSQAKPTPPCSSSSSSTCSFSNAPQPGDPAPGAGDPQGTTTTTTTVEMHQPPPAPTDVRRLSRASKVSGARARPDDLAV, via the coding sequence ATGGGGGACTGGAGTTTTCTAGGCCGGCTGTTGGAAAACGCACAGGAGCACTCAACGGTGATCGGGAAGGTTTGGCTCACtgtcctcttcatcttcaggaTTCTGGTCCTGGGTGCCGCAGCGGAGGAGGTTTGGGGCGATGAGCAGTCGGACttcacctgcaacacacagcagcCTGGTTGTGAGAACGTGTGCTACGACGAGGCCTTCCCCATCTCCCATATCCGCTTCTGGGTGCTGCAGATCATCTTCGTGTCCACACCCACTCTCATATACCTGGGCCACGTCCTGCACATCGTCCGCATGGAGGAGAAGCGcaaagagaaggaggaggggaTGCGCAAGTCCCTCCGGCTCAAGGAGGACGAAGACCTCTACAGGAACGGAGCGGGCGGGGGAGGGGGGCGGAAAGACAAGCCCCCCATCCGGGACGAACATGGCAAGATCCGAATCAGGGGGGCTCTGCTGCGCACCTACATATTCAATATCATCTTTAAAACCCTGTTCGAGGTGGGTTTTATCATGGGCCAGTACTTCCTGTACGGCTTCCAGCTCCGGCCCTTGTACAAGTGCGCGCGGTGGCCCTGCCCCAACTCGGTGGACTGCTTTATCTCCAGGCCAACAGAAAAGACCATTTTTATCATATTCATGCTTGTGGTGGCTTGTGTGTCCCTTTTTTTGAACCTCTTAGAAATCTACCACCTGGGCTGGAAAAAAGTCAAGCAAGGCGTGACCAACAAGTTTGTCACGGAGCGCGTATCGCTGCCCGATGAAAGCAGGGAGGTGGCAGCGGTGGCGGCGTTCCCCGTCCTCAGCAGCCTGCCAAACTACGCCGACGTGACCGTGGTCGGGAACAGCGTGGTCCTGACCCAGTCCACGGCCGCTGATGAAGACCGCGATCCTGAGCACTCTTCTCTctacagcagcagcaccagcaacTACCAGctcaccgccgccgccgccgagctgCAGATGAGCCAAGCCAAGCCCACGCCACCCTGCtcgtcctcatcctcctccacctgctcctTCAGCAACGCCCCGCAGCCGGGAGATCCGGCCCCCGGCGCCGGTGACCCTCAgggcaccaccaccaccaccaccacagtgGAGATGCACCAACCGCCTCCTGCGCCCACAGACGTCCGTAGGCTGAGCCGGGCGAGCAAGGTGAGCGGCGCCCGGGCGCGGCCCGACGACCTGGCCGTGTAA